The following coding sequences lie in one Tichowtungia aerotolerans genomic window:
- a CDS encoding RNA polymerase sigma factor codes for MVKNRLYSDQKILNAVRRKDKTAWDVFFNQFDPLIRSILEWPRWKFSAQERQDVSQNIHLQLQKAVPKFKGKSSLRWFITRIAHQQCVNEVRRQVRENCFVVPSLQRTQTGDWNEKDFICPRTLDPYRELIRSERRSAVLDALKRLQETCRTSITLYYIENFTYQAIAEKLGISVNTVGSRLNKCLNKLHEDLCRHPLFKRSSP; via the coding sequence ATGGTTAAAAACAGGTTATATTCCGATCAAAAAATTCTAAATGCCGTTCGCCGCAAGGATAAAACGGCATGGGATGTTTTTTTTAATCAGTTTGACCCGCTGATCCGGTCTATTCTCGAATGGCCCCGCTGGAAATTTTCCGCTCAGGAGCGGCAGGATGTCTCACAGAATATCCACCTCCAACTGCAAAAAGCCGTTCCAAAGTTCAAAGGAAAGTCCTCCCTCCGCTGGTTTATTACCCGAATTGCCCACCAGCAGTGCGTCAACGAAGTCCGCCGACAGGTTCGCGAGAACTGTTTTGTGGTCCCTTCGCTGCAGCGAACCCAGACCGGGGACTGGAATGAAAAGGATTTCATATGTCCGCGTACGCTGGATCCGTATCGGGAATTGATCCGCAGCGAACGCCGGAGTGCAGTGCTGGACGCTCTCAAACGCCTGCAGGAAACCTGCCGAACGTCCATCACTCTATACTACATCGAAAACTTTACGTATCAGGCAATCGCCGAAAAACTAGGGATTTCTGTCAACACGGTCGGAAGCCGCCTGAATAAATGCCTGAATAAACTGCACGAAGATCTCTGCAGGCATCCCCTGTTTAAAAGGAGCTCCCCATGA
- a CDS encoding anti-sigma factor family protein, producing the protein MTSPSKQIWAYLHRELSDTEKSQFEQALQEDSDLRQAYEEQMSTHAALGELLTPSVEEILSEEELTEKLIAEWAAEHPEQLEDRTPKTRRKILPFALPLAAAAALVILFALPSGPIRWQSTVYGSAPRLRGDSAEQSRYTKAQFKQAVGELQKTVESSCDASKKWTLRIYLQELADGALGIEVTGHSHHNTGLSKVWEKSFQSLENFREEVPRFGKQIANEL; encoded by the coding sequence ATGACCTCTCCGTCCAAACAAATCTGGGCCTATCTGCACCGCGAACTGTCCGATACAGAAAAAAGCCAATTCGAACAGGCGCTTCAGGAAGATTCCGACCTTCGGCAAGCATATGAAGAGCAGATGTCCACTCACGCCGCGCTGGGAGAACTGCTGACTCCTTCAGTCGAAGAGATTCTGTCCGAAGAGGAACTCACCGAGAAACTGATTGCTGAATGGGCGGCTGAACATCCGGAACAGCTGGAGGACCGGACTCCCAAAACCCGGCGAAAAATCCTGCCCTTTGCACTGCCGCTGGCCGCCGCCGCCGCGCTGGTCATACTGTTTGCCCTGCCGTCCGGCCCGATTCGCTGGCAGAGCACGGTATACGGCAGCGCCCCCAGACTCCGCGGGGACTCTGCAGAGCAATCCCGTTACACAAAGGCTCAATTCAAACAGGCCGTTGGCGAGCTTCAGAAAACCGTTGAAAGTTCCTGTGATGCCTCCAAAAAATGGACACTCCGCATCTATCTGCAGGAACTGGCGGACGGCGCATTGGGAATCGAAGTAACCGGACACTCGCACCACAATACCGGTCTGTCCAAAGTCTGGGAAAAAAGTTTCCAATCCTTGGAAAATTTCCGCGAGGAAGTTCCAAGGTTTGGAAAACAGATTGCTAACGAGCTATGA
- a CDS encoding tetratricopeptide repeat protein codes for MSLQSHSNAGPYVLHHRNWWNYYERGRLYLKENDFEKAALDFAAALGRTPGARTAYAQERWKARTYGMHMIEGYFPHRELGICFFHLNRTDDALDLLKTSMDMEPSARARFYLNRIREQQAIANAPPPQIKVTSPIGWTAERTLLLEGVATGSNAVAGLIVNDQPEFIELASRQVNFRRDIALQEGLNSIQITARDLSGKQTSANLEVIADWTPPQISLQRKKGSPTVICRDNLALGQIRLNGQEIAPSTNVWSLAISSGEPLQLSATDRSGNRVEWSLSAEETSYLTQNRPAAPPKLDIADSGKTITLYNPEYALDIRAEDDTALRSVELNGRPLLSADTPLFRTLCRIPLVPGTNRLALAAVDNEDNRVTRQVSVIYRPPEYLDSIYRLAATLPPLSGEIPDFEFGRHTESLLLSELTEEPVRFYLLAAKQESNLLMKEQLLSDSDLADPRARLEQNLKLDTDLRLVTRVLNDGRGHTLYTAVFDADSSEPLFVEDVYLENTDWLPQQVAGLIMKIEQRFPLIQARVAKDAQRLIIDAGEKDGAYKGMRFLVIRSDGGFEQGKVLQAGNRPAELVISKVESQTAFAILFGRHPDLAVRAGDYVFAR; via the coding sequence GTGTCCCTTCAGAGCCACAGCAACGCCGGGCCATACGTCCTGCACCACCGCAACTGGTGGAATTATTACGAACGGGGGCGTCTTTATCTGAAAGAAAATGACTTTGAAAAAGCCGCCCTTGATTTCGCGGCAGCCTTAGGGCGCACGCCCGGTGCCCGAACCGCCTATGCACAGGAGCGATGGAAGGCCCGCACCTACGGCATGCACATGATTGAAGGCTATTTCCCTCACCGGGAGCTGGGGATCTGCTTCTTTCATCTCAACCGCACAGACGATGCCCTCGATCTTCTCAAAACCTCGATGGATATGGAACCTTCAGCCCGCGCCCGGTTTTATCTCAACCGCATTCGCGAACAGCAGGCCATTGCAAATGCTCCTCCTCCCCAAATCAAAGTAACAAGCCCGATCGGCTGGACCGCAGAGCGAACTCTTCTGCTTGAGGGAGTCGCAACCGGGTCCAATGCTGTTGCCGGCCTTATTGTTAACGACCAGCCTGAATTTATCGAACTGGCATCCCGTCAGGTGAATTTCCGCCGTGATATCGCGCTCCAGGAAGGTCTCAATTCCATTCAGATTACAGCCAGGGACCTCAGCGGGAAACAGACCTCAGCGAATCTGGAAGTTATCGCAGACTGGACTCCGCCGCAGATCAGTCTTCAGCGGAAAAAGGGCAGTCCAACAGTGATTTGCCGTGATAATCTGGCGCTCGGGCAAATCCGTCTGAACGGACAGGAGATTGCTCCGTCCACCAACGTGTGGAGTCTCGCGATTTCATCGGGAGAGCCTCTCCAGCTGTCTGCAACAGATCGGTCAGGGAACCGCGTTGAGTGGTCTCTTTCCGCAGAAGAAACCAGCTATCTGACTCAAAATCGGCCGGCAGCTCCGCCGAAACTGGACATTGCTGACAGCGGAAAAACCATTACGTTGTACAATCCCGAGTATGCGCTGGACATCCGCGCGGAAGACGACACCGCTCTGCGTTCGGTGGAGCTGAACGGCAGGCCGCTGCTTTCTGCCGATACGCCTCTCTTCCGGACGCTGTGCCGTATTCCGCTGGTTCCGGGAACCAACCGGCTGGCTCTGGCGGCTGTTGATAATGAAGACAACCGGGTAACCAGGCAGGTATCTGTAATCTATCGTCCGCCGGAATATCTGGACAGCATCTATCGTCTTGCCGCAACACTTCCGCCTCTGTCAGGAGAAATCCCGGACTTCGAATTCGGACGGCATACCGAGAGTCTGCTCCTCAGCGAACTCACAGAGGAACCGGTTCGCTTTTACCTGCTTGCGGCAAAACAAGAAAGCAATCTGCTGATGAAAGAACAGCTTCTTTCCGACAGTGACCTCGCCGATCCTCGGGCCAGACTTGAGCAGAATCTGAAGCTGGATACTGACCTGCGACTGGTTACCCGCGTGCTGAATGACGGTCGCGGACACACTCTGTACACCGCGGTTTTTGATGCCGACAGCAGCGAGCCCCTGTTTGTTGAAGACGTCTATCTGGAAAACACAGATTGGCTTCCGCAGCAGGTTGCCGGACTGATCATGAAAATCGAACAGCGCTTCCCGTTGATTCAGGCCAGGGTTGCAAAAGACGCTCAGCGGCTGATCATTGACGCCGGTGAAAAAGACGGGGCGTATAAAGGTATGCGTTTTCTGGTTATTCGTTCGGACGGCGGATTCGAACAAGGCAAGGTGCTTCAGGCCGGCAACCGGCCGGCAGAACTTGTGATTTCAAAGGTTGAGTCCCAGACGGCCTTCGCTATACTTTTCGGCAGACATCCTGATCTGGCGGTACGCGCGGGAGATTATGTCTTTGCACGATGA
- a CDS encoding caspase family protein has product MKTQCQLILLGVVLAAVTACERPQPGVLEKPPDTTPPALTYHALVIGIGDYNGTGWLQLGTARADAEEIGDVLHERYGFHVTKLTDHQATRGNILRALDQLMQLTSNDALLIYFAGHGSYDESMGEGYWIPFGAERSRMGLPAKEDWLWNSSISRILQASPARHILLVADTCYGGALFRGEETPEKSDHWYRRAMDVPSRYLITSGNLEPVLDSGIRHSVFAQELLNYLRYAEQEFFSASDIAVAIRSKVSRLTGQLVRMGPLPSPAHAGGEFVFVRSGSILAQNTEPVPDPAVFRNAEPIGTLQSLADRIESASFMRPRVLACLGPSGDNAEETAVVRSRLQDALRSIGGTVLVEREAFDDLLQEVELGKSGMADRRAAMEIGRLLPASLILFGEMVPFDGQTEIQLRVVDTETSRVLSAVNEPFTDRSDLDSACRTLAEQIMQAVDRARPVIMPARPTDDGNLTAGWGRFHGAQVGDTFAIITRTGIGTIAPKETVCGTAKILSLGEEEALFAADWSRADTNRPATQLWLKATF; this is encoded by the coding sequence ATGAAAACGCAGTGTCAGCTTATTCTGCTCGGAGTCGTTCTTGCGGCAGTAACAGCCTGTGAACGGCCGCAGCCGGGCGTGTTAGAAAAACCACCGGATACAACACCTCCGGCGCTGACCTACCACGCACTCGTCATCGGCATCGGTGATTATAACGGAACCGGCTGGCTGCAGCTCGGCACCGCGCGCGCCGATGCAGAAGAAATCGGCGATGTGCTCCACGAACGCTACGGATTTCATGTGACGAAACTGACCGACCATCAGGCGACGCGCGGCAATATCCTTCGCGCGCTCGACCAACTGATGCAGCTGACTTCCAATGATGCACTGCTGATTTATTTTGCAGGTCATGGCTCTTATGATGAATCGATGGGCGAAGGCTACTGGATTCCGTTTGGAGCGGAACGTTCGCGAATGGGGCTGCCCGCCAAGGAGGACTGGCTCTGGAACAGCAGTATCAGCCGGATCCTCCAGGCCTCACCCGCAAGACATATTCTGCTGGTGGCCGACACCTGCTATGGCGGCGCGCTGTTCCGGGGAGAAGAAACCCCGGAGAAATCCGATCACTGGTACCGCCGCGCCATGGATGTTCCCTCGCGCTACCTGATTACAAGCGGCAACCTGGAACCTGTGCTCGACAGCGGAATCCGTCACAGTGTATTTGCACAGGAGTTGCTCAACTATCTTCGCTATGCTGAACAGGAGTTTTTTTCGGCATCCGACATTGCCGTTGCCATTCGCTCGAAGGTCAGCCGTTTGACCGGACAGCTGGTGCGGATGGGGCCGCTGCCTTCCCCGGCACACGCCGGCGGCGAATTCGTTTTTGTCCGCTCGGGCAGCATTCTGGCTCAGAACACAGAGCCTGTGCCGGATCCGGCGGTCTTCCGCAATGCGGAACCGATCGGAACCCTGCAATCGCTTGCCGACCGGATTGAAAGCGCATCTTTTATGCGGCCGCGGGTTCTCGCCTGTCTCGGGCCTTCCGGTGACAATGCCGAGGAAACGGCAGTAGTTCGCAGTCGGCTTCAGGACGCTCTCCGGTCCATCGGGGGAACCGTCCTGGTGGAACGCGAGGCCTTTGATGACCTGCTGCAGGAAGTTGAACTTGGCAAGTCCGGCATGGCCGATCGACGCGCGGCCATGGAAATCGGGAGACTTCTGCCCGCCAGCCTGATCCTGTTCGGAGAAATGGTTCCGTTCGACGGCCAAACCGAAATTCAGCTTCGGGTTGTCGATACAGAAACCTCTCGTGTGCTCAGCGCTGTGAACGAACCTTTTACAGATCGAAGCGATCTGGATTCGGCCTGCCGCACCCTGGCCGAACAAATCATGCAGGCGGTGGATCGCGCCCGGCCGGTCATTATGCCGGCCCGTCCGACCGACGATGGAAATCTGACGGCGGGCTGGGGTCGCTTTCATGGGGCTCAGGTTGGTGATACGTTTGCTATCATTACCCGTACGGGCATCGGAACCATCGCGCCGAAAGAAACCGTATGCGGCACTGCAAAGATTCTTTCTCTGGGAGAGGAAGAAGCCCTGTTTGCTGCAGATTGGAGTCGTGCGGATACCAACCGGCCAGCTACGCAGCTGTGGCTGAAAGCAACGTTCTGA
- a CDS encoding response regulator transcription factor yields MNNVTRIVVLQGNCPLRDEFVEKLHREKRVDVCAVTSAGSDLQELIFEYRPQMILINVSQKHSSELRMLRRLRREFSWIGILAFSCKSDYEDVYAKTALDSGADGYISSADTSKELMRAIRMVSRGIQYISPQAKRCRRQMGDAVPDFPTLSRREAEVFCLTGCGYATKRIAEIMNLKVKTIESYRDRIRKKLHLKKGSDLLYTSVTFMRRAARRGIDSPDDLQMVRTLLSATAA; encoded by the coding sequence ATGAATAATGTTACACGTATTGTTGTGCTGCAGGGGAATTGTCCGCTTCGGGATGAATTCGTGGAGAAACTGCATCGGGAAAAGCGGGTCGATGTTTGTGCCGTAACATCTGCCGGAAGCGATTTGCAGGAACTGATCTTTGAATATCGTCCTCAGATGATTTTGATTAACGTGTCACAGAAACACAGTTCGGAACTGAGGATGCTTCGCCGCCTAAGGCGCGAATTCAGCTGGATCGGCATTCTTGCTTTTTCATGCAAATCTGATTACGAGGATGTGTATGCAAAAACGGCTCTGGACTCCGGAGCCGATGGATACATTTCTTCTGCAGACACATCGAAGGAATTGATGCGTGCAATTCGCATGGTAAGCCGCGGAATACAATACATCAGCCCACAGGCAAAGCGCTGTCGCCGGCAAATGGGCGATGCAGTCCCTGATTTCCCGACACTTTCCCGGCGCGAGGCAGAAGTGTTTTGTTTAACCGGCTGCGGATATGCCACGAAGAGGATCGCAGAAATCATGAATCTGAAAGTGAAGACCATCGAAAGCTATCGGGATCGCATTCGGAAAAAACTGCATCTTAAGAAAGGGTCGGATCTGCTCTACACGTCGGTGACTTTTATGCGTCGCGCAGCCCGACGAGGCATCGACAGCCCGGATGATCTTCAAATGGTCAGAACGTTGCTTTCAGCCACAGCTGCGTAG
- the cutA gene encoding divalent-cation tolerance protein CutA — protein MDIKLAYVTVGSREEAERIAEAVVTEKLAACANILSGVRSVFEWQGSICREDETLLLLKTVAEQSEKLVVRIKEMHSYECPCIVFLSLEGGNPDFLDWIRNSL, from the coding sequence ATGGATATAAAATTAGCATATGTTACTGTGGGAAGCCGCGAGGAAGCGGAACGAATTGCGGAAGCCGTTGTGACAGAAAAGCTGGCCGCCTGCGCCAATATCCTTTCGGGAGTCCGTTCCGTTTTTGAGTGGCAGGGCAGCATTTGCCGCGAAGATGAAACCCTGCTCCTACTTAAAACAGTAGCGGAGCAATCTGAAAAACTGGTTGTACGAATCAAAGAAATGCATTCATACGAGTGTCCCTGCATTGTTTTTCTATCGCTCGAAGGAGGAAACCCCGACTTTCTCGATTGGATTAGAAATTCGTTATAA
- a CDS encoding cytochrome c biogenesis CcdA family protein produces MNGFFRQFWFVLCLCGLTQGAVQIDFFYEPGCRDCERIEQEILPRIEERFGGSCAVESYDIGLETNFMYLLQLEDAAGYTGADRSYLVIEKQHFFGASPDVEKLFAVISELAGQTREDSQKDAMTNRSGHGFDSSIAEERFRDFTWPAVIAAGFLDGINPCAISTLVFFMSLLAVSKVRNRQLILLGVSFCTASFVTYLALGFGLVRVLHLFAGYKMIRSAIEWGTIAILLVLSVLSFRDAFRFRKSHDGHDVTLQLSTGMKKRIHTVMRRGLKTGHLVLGGLFIGMLVTALESVCTGQVYVPTLVLILKDKALTDSRAWLFLIVYNLLFVLPLVLIFTAVYFGLRAQTLILWSRRNVAVSKILLGFFFVLMALLILRF; encoded by the coding sequence ATGAATGGGTTTTTTAGACAGTTCTGGTTTGTGTTGTGTCTGTGCGGGCTCACGCAGGGTGCAGTGCAGATTGATTTTTTCTATGAGCCGGGCTGTCGGGATTGCGAGCGGATTGAGCAGGAGATTCTGCCCCGGATCGAAGAGCGGTTTGGCGGTTCCTGTGCTGTTGAATCGTATGATATTGGGCTTGAAACCAATTTTATGTACCTCCTGCAGCTGGAGGATGCCGCCGGATATACGGGGGCAGATCGATCTTATCTGGTGATAGAAAAGCAGCACTTTTTTGGCGCGTCGCCTGATGTAGAAAAGCTTTTTGCCGTGATTTCTGAACTTGCCGGACAGACTCGGGAGGATTCTCAAAAGGATGCGATGACGAACCGAAGCGGCCACGGGTTTGATTCTTCGATCGCTGAAGAACGATTCCGCGATTTCACATGGCCGGCAGTAATTGCTGCAGGGTTTTTAGATGGAATTAATCCCTGTGCGATTTCGACGCTGGTCTTTTTTATGAGTCTGCTTGCTGTTTCCAAAGTGCGGAATCGGCAGCTGATACTTTTGGGGGTTTCGTTTTGCACAGCGTCATTTGTGACGTATCTGGCTTTGGGTTTTGGTCTGGTTCGTGTCCTGCATCTTTTCGCAGGGTATAAAATGATTCGCTCTGCGATCGAATGGGGAACCATCGCGATTCTTCTGGTCCTGTCGGTACTGTCATTTCGAGATGCATTTCGTTTCCGAAAGAGCCACGACGGGCATGACGTGACGCTTCAGCTCTCAACCGGCATGAAAAAACGAATCCATACGGTAATGCGTCGTGGATTGAAAACAGGACATCTGGTTTTGGGAGGATTGTTTATCGGAATGCTGGTGACTGCATTAGAGAGCGTTTGCACCGGTCAGGTTTACGTGCCGACGCTGGTGCTGATTCTGAAAGATAAGGCGCTGACAGATTCCCGGGCCTGGCTGTTTTTGATTGTGTATAATTTACTGTTTGTTCTCCCGCTGGTACTGATTTTTACAGCGGTATACTTTGGCCTTCGTGCACAAACACTGATTCTTTGGAGCCGCAGGAATGTCGCGGTTTCGAAGATTCTTCTGGGTTTCTTTTTTGTCCTCATGGCCCTGTTGATTCTTCGTTTTTAA
- a CDS encoding RsmB/NOP family class I SAM-dependent RNA methyltransferase, which translates to MKKKLSEKIIARQRSLVGEMLAELVPHILEKGHPADRVLARFFKQHRELGSRDRRFLSETFFSYFRWLGWTRPLNLDLTEAASLSVHLDLTEIHPALESDRWPVLSDKTLDEKLAALNELFQGLEKESGPNGKAFQPLEKSDLVFPEFGKSVEFPAETESLFYETLQTRPPTWLRLRNDIFKKMLSEAGIPFEQHPQLENAVSIPAGRSLGALGHGGQFEVQDVASQAVVAIAAPEKGSDWWDACAGAGGKTLQMADVIGSSGKVLATDVREQALKEMKKRARTDGISFIRSQPHDLAKDDPFTKQWDGVVVDAPCSGWGTWSRNPDARWRSDPRDPAQKRNLQVRMLNNAAQCVKPGGLLIYAVCTFTREETTEALERFLESNPEFAPEAFANPLSGEPTNGTLQIWPWDGPGDGMFIARLRRTASE; encoded by the coding sequence ATGAAAAAAAAGCTTTCAGAAAAAATTATAGCCCGACAACGTTCGCTGGTTGGCGAAATGCTCGCGGAGCTCGTCCCGCATATCCTCGAAAAAGGCCATCCGGCCGATCGGGTGCTCGCCCGCTTTTTCAAACAGCATCGGGAACTCGGTTCGCGCGACCGCCGGTTTCTTTCTGAAACCTTTTTCTCCTACTTCCGCTGGCTCGGATGGACCCGGCCGCTGAATCTCGACCTGACCGAAGCCGCCTCGCTGTCCGTTCATCTCGACCTGACCGAAATCCATCCGGCACTTGAAAGCGACCGCTGGCCGGTACTCAGTGATAAAACGCTCGATGAAAAACTCGCGGCGCTCAACGAACTTTTCCAAGGTTTGGAAAAAGAATCCGGCCCCAATGGCAAAGCGTTCCAACCTTTGGAAAAATCCGATCTCGTTTTTCCAGAGTTTGGAAAAAGCGTCGAATTTCCAGCGGAAACGGAATCGCTGTTTTATGAAACGCTGCAGACCCGCCCTCCGACCTGGCTGCGTTTGCGTAACGACATCTTCAAAAAAATGCTGTCTGAGGCGGGCATTCCATTCGAGCAGCATCCGCAGCTTGAAAATGCGGTTTCGATTCCCGCGGGCCGCTCGCTCGGTGCGCTCGGCCACGGCGGACAGTTTGAAGTGCAGGATGTGGCTTCGCAGGCGGTTGTCGCAATCGCGGCCCCTGAAAAAGGGAGCGACTGGTGGGATGCCTGCGCCGGCGCGGGCGGCAAAACACTCCAAATGGCCGATGTGATTGGTTCGTCCGGCAAGGTGCTGGCCACCGATGTGCGCGAGCAGGCGCTTAAGGAAATGAAAAAGCGCGCCCGTACAGACGGCATTTCCTTTATCCGCTCCCAGCCTCATGATCTGGCGAAGGATGATCCATTCACGAAACAGTGGGACGGCGTTGTGGTGGATGCCCCCTGTTCGGGATGGGGAACCTGGAGCCGCAACCCGGATGCCCGCTGGAGATCCGACCCGCGCGATCCGGCGCAAAAGCGCAATCTTCAGGTGCGGATGCTCAACAACGCGGCTCAATGCGTGAAGCCGGGCGGACTGCTGATCTATGCTGTCTGCACGTTTACCCGCGAAGAAACAACGGAAGCTCTGGAACGCTTTCTTGAAAGCAATCCGGAATTTGCGCCGGAGGCGTTTGCCAATCCACTGTCCGGCGAGCCGACCAACGGGACTTTGCAGATCTGGCCGTGGGACGGCCCCGGCGACGGCATGTTTATTGCCCGTCTCCGCCGGACAGCATCCGAGTAG
- a CDS encoding nucleoside-diphosphate kinase: MAKELGFVLITPHSLRKSRTGGIIGRFSRIEGLEFVAARMFGPSQELVERYAELVRTHPDVTPESQEMLSDYILRAFGPETDTGRPHRTMMLFFEGENAIRKIHDAAGGFDDTQESADTVRGTYGDSVHDPDGNLIYFEPAVLLGPTLDCARESIKLWLEYAEADGGIIRNPLSLPEEDMQKTLVIIKPDNFRFPSSRPGNIIDLFSRSGLRLIGAQVHRMSMAEAKEFYGPVQKVLREKLCCNTTEKACAILEDEFGFPMPDNVREALNQTLGLSYGDHQFYRIMQFMTGLWLPDVPEDEIEEDGTVRCLVLVYAGSDAVNKIRTILGPTDPSKAQPGSVRKEYGSDIMVNAAHASDSPENAKREMGILKPERNALKKWFDLYYS, from the coding sequence ATGGCAAAAGAACTTGGCTTTGTTTTGATCACCCCGCATTCATTGCGGAAATCTCGTACAGGCGGAATCATCGGTCGGTTCAGTCGCATTGAAGGACTGGAATTCGTGGCGGCCCGCATGTTCGGGCCGAGTCAGGAGCTCGTGGAACGCTACGCCGAACTGGTGCGCACTCATCCGGATGTCACTCCGGAAAGCCAGGAAATGCTGTCTGACTATATTCTGCGTGCCTTCGGCCCCGAAACCGATACCGGACGCCCTCACCGGACCATGATGCTTTTCTTTGAGGGCGAAAACGCCATCCGGAAGATTCATGACGCCGCCGGCGGCTTTGACGATACGCAGGAATCTGCGGATACCGTTCGCGGAACCTACGGTGACTCGGTTCACGACCCGGACGGCAACCTGATCTACTTCGAACCTGCCGTACTGCTCGGCCCGACACTGGACTGCGCCCGCGAATCAATCAAGCTCTGGCTGGAATATGCGGAAGCCGACGGCGGCATCATCCGCAATCCGCTCAGCCTTCCCGAAGAGGATATGCAGAAAACACTCGTGATTATCAAGCCGGACAACTTCCGCTTCCCGAGCTCCCGTCCCGGCAACATCATCGATCTTTTCTCCCGTTCCGGCCTGCGGCTGATCGGTGCACAGGTGCACCGCATGAGCATGGCTGAAGCCAAAGAGTTTTACGGTCCTGTACAAAAGGTTCTGCGCGAAAAGCTGTGCTGCAACACCACCGAAAAGGCCTGCGCAATACTGGAAGATGAATTCGGCTTCCCGATGCCCGACAATGTTAGGGAAGCGCTGAACCAGACCCTTGGACTGTCTTATGGCGACCACCAGTTCTATCGCATCATGCAGTTCATGACCGGCCTCTGGCTGCCGGATGTTCCGGAAGACGAGATCGAAGAAGACGGCACCGTCCGCTGTCTGGTTCTGGTTTATGCCGGCAGCGATGCGGTCAATAAAATCCGGACCATCCTCGGTCCGACCGATCCGAGCAAAGCCCAGCCGGGATCTGTTCGCAAGGAATACGGAAGCGACATTATGGTCAACGCAGCTCATGCGTCCGACTCGCCGGAAAACGCGAAACGTGAAATGGGAATTCTGAAACCGGAACGCAATGCACTCAAGAAATGGTTTGATCTCTACTATTCGTAG
- a CDS encoding amino acid aminotransferase, with amino-acid sequence MWNNVEAAPADPILGLTEAFKSDSRADKVNLGVGVYQDKEGCTPVLDAVKQAEKILLENETTKSYMPISGATAYAAEVQKMIFGVESNRAATVHTPGGTGALRLAGELFKDFSSKTVWVSNPTWANHKNIFAAAGLSIKEYPYYCPATKALDEEAFFAALETVPAGDCVLLHVCCHNPTGVDLSVDQWNRVAKLAVDKGWTALLDFAYQGFSVSIEADRAGAEAFLASGADFMVASSFSKNFGLYRERTGALTVVGTNTDAAAVAMSHMKRNARVLWSNPPAHGGQIVTTILQNRELSQLWVSELGAMHDRIAQTRAALADGLAERGVAMDCSFMTAQKGMFSFSGLTKEQVHFLKEEKAIYIVDSGRINVAGLTSGNLDRVCNAVAEAMSR; translated from the coding sequence ATGTGGAACAATGTAGAAGCCGCCCCCGCCGACCCGATCCTCGGACTGACCGAAGCATTCAAAAGCGATTCCCGCGCCGACAAAGTCAATCTCGGCGTTGGAGTCTATCAGGATAAAGAGGGCTGTACGCCCGTCCTCGATGCGGTCAAGCAAGCCGAAAAGATCCTTCTCGAAAACGAAACCACGAAATCCTATATGCCGATCAGCGGAGCAACCGCTTACGCAGCTGAGGTTCAGAAAATGATCTTCGGCGTAGAAAGCAACCGCGCCGCAACCGTTCACACGCCCGGCGGAACGGGGGCTCTGCGCCTCGCGGGTGAACTGTTCAAGGATTTCAGTTCAAAGACCGTCTGGGTCAGCAATCCGACCTGGGCTAACCACAAAAACATTTTTGCAGCCGCCGGCCTGTCCATCAAAGAGTACCCGTACTACTGTCCGGCAACCAAGGCTCTGGACGAAGAGGCATTCTTCGCCGCGCTCGAAACCGTTCCGGCGGGCGACTGCGTTCTGCTGCACGTCTGCTGCCACAACCCGACCGGCGTCGACCTTTCTGTTGATCAGTGGAACCGGGTCGCAAAACTCGCCGTCGACAAAGGATGGACCGCTCTGCTTGACTTCGCCTATCAGGGGTTCAGCGTCAGCATCGAAGCGGACCGCGCCGGCGCCGAAGCTTTTCTGGCCTCCGGCGCGGACTTTATGGTCGCCAGCTCGTTCTCGAAAAACTTCGGTCTCTACCGCGAACGCACCGGCGCACTGACCGTCGTCGGCACCAACACGGACGCCGCGGCGGTTGCCATGAGCCACATGAAACGCAACGCACGCGTTCTGTGGTCGAACCCGCCGGCACATGGGGGTCAAATCGTCACAACCATCCTGCAGAACCGGGAACTCTCTCAGCTCTGGGTCAGCGAGCTCGGCGCCATGCACGACCGCATCGCCCAGACCCGGGCGGCTCTGGCCGATGGTCTGGCTGAACGCGGTGTAGCGATGGACTGCTCCTTCATGACCGCCCAGAAAGGAATGTTTTCCTTCAGCGGACTGACCAAAGAACAGGTCCACTTCCTGAAAGAGGAAAAAGCCATTTACATTGTCGATTCCGGCCGCATTAACGTCGCCGGCCTCACCTCCGGCAACCTGGACCGTGTCTGCAATGCCGTCGCCGAAGCGATGAGCCGCTGA